From the genome of Argentina anserina chromosome 4, drPotAnse1.1, whole genome shotgun sequence, one region includes:
- the LOC126789799 gene encoding PTI1-like tyrosine-protein kinase At3g15890, translating into MGSSLSCCGSEKVDEGGVIESGGGHTTWRIFSYKELHTATNGFSDDNLLGEGGFGSVFWGKTSDGLQIAVKKLKAMNSKAEMEFAVEVEVLGRVRHKNLLGLRGYYAGADQRLIVYDYMPNLSLLSHLHGQFANEVHLDWKRRIKIAIGSAEGLLYLHHEVTPHIIHRDIKASNVLLDSDFEPLVADFGFAKLIPEGVSHMTTRVKGTLGYLAPEYAMWGKVSEGCDVYSFGILLLELVTGRKPIEKLPGGIKRTITEWAEPLITKGKWKELADPKLRGNFDEAQLKQAINIAAMCVKSEPEKRPNMMQVVDLLKGYEANKAKMTPMRIESIRYKDELVALDQATDDDDDEVGADESNGGYGVFSAIEVQKMKDPYQNIHGDRRMTKQYV; encoded by the exons ATGGGATCCTCCTTGAGTTGTTGTGGTTCAGAGAAGGTTGATGAAGGAGG GGTTATTGAAAGTGGTGGAGGTCATACAACATGGAGAATATTTTCGTACAAGGAGTTGCATACAGCTACAAATGGATTTAGCGATGATAATCTGCTTGGAGAGGGAGGATTTGGAAGCGTGTTTTGGGGAAAAACCAGTGATGGTCTGCAG ATTGCTGTGAAGAAGTTGAAAGCAATGAATTCAAAAGCTGAAATGGAATTTGCAGTTGAAGTGGAAGTTCTTGGGAGGGTTCGGCACAAAAACTTATTGGGTCTTAGGGGCTATTATGCTGGGGCTGATCAACGCCTTATCGTCTATGATTACATGCCAAATCTCAGCTTACTTTCTCATTTGCATGGCCAATTTGCGAATGAAGTTCATCTAGACTGGAAAAGAAGAATCAAAATCGCTATTGGCTCAGCAGAAGGCCTCCT GTACTTGCACCATGAGGTAACACCACATATCATTCACAGAGACATAAAGGCAAGCAATGTGCTCTTGGATTCCGACTTCGAACCTCTGGTTGCAGATTTCGGGTTCGCCAAGCTAATCCCAGAAGGCGTAAGTCACATGACGACGCGTGTGAAGGGCACATTGGGCTACCTAGCGCCGGAGTACGCCATGTGGGGGAAGGTCTCCGAAGGGTGTGATGTTTACAGCTTTGGAATTCTTCTCCTAGAGCTTGTAACCGGAAGAAAGCCTATTGAGAAGCTCCCCGGCGGAATTAAGAGAACGATAACTGAATGGGCTGAGCCGCTGATAACAAAAGGAAAGTGGAAAGAACTTGCTGATCCTAAGCTCAGAGGGAACTTCGATGAGGCTCAGTTGAAGCAAGCAATCAACATTGCTGCTATGTGTGTGAAAAGTGAGCCTGAGAAAAGACCTAATATGATGCAAGTGGTTGATCTTTTGAAAGGGTATGAGGCTAATAAGGCCAAGATGACACCAATGAGAATTGAGAGTATTAGGTATAAGGATGAGCTGGTTGCACTTGACCAAGCTaccgatgatgatgatgacgaagTGGGTGCTGATGAGAGTAATGGTGGGTATGGTGTTTTTAGTGCTATTGAGGTCCAGAAAATGAAGGATCCTTATCAGAATATCCATGGAGATAGGAGAATGACCAAGCAGTATGTGTGA